TGGACGAAGCAGCCGAACCCAATTCGAGCTGCTCGGCTCCCGCCGGAAGCGCAGAAAGGAGGAAAGCTGCCACTGCAACGACGAACGGAATTCTACGCATGATACCCCTCTTGAACCGGGGGTCGTCCCCCGAGCGCGGATTTTCACGCAGTGTCGACTTCATGGCAACTGCCAATTGTGGGCCGGCGGACCCCTCTTCCAGCGTCGGGCACGCGCCGAGCTCGGGCCTCTGGTACGGCGGGCTCGGCTCCTTCTCCCGCGCGTACCCGGAGGCGCCAGCGCGTGGTAGGAAGGCTCGTGGCTGCATCGACGAACGACGTCCGCTACCTCGAAGCGGTCCAGGAGCTCTTCCTCTCCCTCCGGGGTAGTGGGCTGACTCTCGCGCCGATCGATGCCGACCGGATCCGAGGATGGCGCGATCGCGGACTGCCACTCGAGCTGGCCCTCGGGGCCGTCCGTTCGGCCCACGCCGCATGGGCGAGCTCCGGGCGCTCCTTTACGGCCCGGCCGTTTCGACTCGGCGCGGTCGACCGCTACGCCGAGGATCTTCTTCGAGGGTGGGAGCGCCGTGCTGCAGGGGCGGCAGCGGGTAACGGCATCTCGTCGCCCTCCGGCTCGGGCGCCGGTCCCCGCCCCGCCAAGGAGGCCCGTCCTCCGCTGCAGCGAGCGGTCGCGGCGCTGGAGTATCGGCTGGCGCTGGCGCCCGGCCCCGTTCGCGAGGCCTACCTCGAATCCCTGCGGATCCTCCAGGCGGCGAACGCGGCGGACGCCGCCTCGGTCGACCGCGCGCTCCTCGCGGCCGACGAGGCCTCCGCGCTCCGCTACCTGCGCGCGCTGCCGCCCCGCGAGCGCGCCGTGCTGGCGGGCGGCGCCAGGCGCGAGGCCGGTCCCCGCGGCGCCGCCACCCGGCGCCAATATCGTGCGATGTTGCGCGCCTGCCTCGGCGACGCGGCCCGACGCCACGGCGCCCTGGTGAGGCCTTCGGATCTATGAGCGAGCACGACGACTTCCAGAAGATGAGCGGCCCCCTGCGGATGCTGATGGAGGAGATCCACGGCAAGCTGGAGCGGCAGGGACTCGAGGCCCCTCCGTCTGAGCGCCAGGGGGCTTGCGGCCGGTGCGGCGGCAGGGGCTACGTGGTGGCCCGGGAGGGCGCGGTCGCCGTCGCCAGCCTCTGCGGCTGCGATCGCCGATGCCGGCTCTGCAACGGCAAGGGCCTCACGCTCCAGACGGTGGACGGCTACCAGTTCGCACGGGCGTGCGAGTGCCAGACCCTCCCCCAGCGGGTCGCGGCCTTCAACGCGGCCCAGCTCCCCTCCCGCTTCGCGGAGAAGACCTTCGACGACTTCTACGTCCACGGGGACGATCCGCGGGAGCTGGTGACGGCCAAGCGGGAGATGATGCACTTCGCCGACACGGCACGCCCGGGCCACTCCCGCCTCGGGAAGGGCCTCCTCGGCAAGCCGGGCACCGGCAAGACGCACCTCCTCTCCGCTGCACTCGCCCGGATGACCCTGGGCCGCGGGATCTCGTGCCGCTACATCGAGATCTCCTTCCTCTTCGCGGACCTCAAGGCGGCGATCTCCGATCCCCGCGCCCGGGCGACCGTCGACAAAATCGACGCGCTCGCGGAGGTGGACGTCCTCGCCATCGACGAGCTGGGCAAGGGGCGAGGCAGCGTCTTCGAGGAGGAGGTCCTCGATGAGCTCATCGGCCGCCGCTACAACAGCGGCAAGCTCACCCTCTTCGCCACCAACTACGCCCGCGAAGCGCCCGACCGCCCGGTCTCGCGGGACGCCAAGCCCGAGCTCTCCAGCCTCTCGCTGCGCGGCCGGGTCGGGGAGCGGGTCTTCTCGCGTCTCCACGAGATGGTGGAGTTCCTCGACCTTCCCGTGGCGACCCGCGACCGGCGCCTCCCGCCGACGTTCGGCTGAGAAGCAGTAGCTTCCTAGGGCACGAGCTCGGCGTGGAGCCGCCGAACGGCCTCGTCGACGTGGTGCTCCTCGAGGAGGACGCTGATCCGGAAGCTCGACGTGGAGAGCTGGAGCGGCTCCGCCTCCATGGAGGCGAGCACGGCCTGCACCTTGCGCACGTTGGCGAAGCTCGCGTTGATCCCGGCGCCGATGGCAGAGACGGCGCCGAGGCCCGGGCGAATCCGCACTCCGCCACCGAAGCGGGCGGAGAGCTCGGCCACCACCGCGTCGAAGTCGTGGAGGTTCTCCCGCGAGAGCACCAGGGAGGCGCTCCCGGCGGGTTCCCGATCGAAGAGGAGCTGCTTGCCGAAGGACGAGCGCCCGTCCAGGTGCTCGAGGAGCTCGGCCAGAGCCGCCCCGCTCCCGGGGCTCGCGCAGAGGAGCGCCAGGCCCTTCTCACTGGTCACGCCTGCGATTCGCAGCCCCTCGTTCCCCTTCAGGGGCTGCACCTTCGTCTCGCCGCTCCCGCCGAAGGTCGAGCGCGCGTGGATCGCGATCCCCTTCTCCTTGGCGAACTCCACCGCCTGGGCGTGGAGCACCTTGGCGCCCGCCTCGGCGAGCTCCTGCATCTCCTCGTAGGAGAGCTCCGCCAGGCGGCGCGCGTCCCGGACCAGCCGCGGATCGGCGGTGTAGACCCCCTCCACGTCACTGTAGATCTCGCAGGCCTCGGCGCCGAGGGCGGCGGCCAGGGCCACCGCGGTGGTGTCCGAGCCGCCGCGACCGAGCGTGGTCACCTCCTTGCTCAGGCTCACGCCCTGGTAACCCGCGACGATCACGACCTTGCCGCGATCGAGCTCCTCCTGAACCCGGAACGGCCGGACCTCCACGATCCGGGCGTTGGAGTGCGTGTCGGTGGTGATGATCCCCGACTGGGAGCCGGTGAAGCTCACGGCCGGCACGCCCCGGGCGTTCAGCGCCATCGAGAGGAGCGCCATCGAGATCCGCTCGCCGGCGGTGAGCAGCATGTCGAGCTCTCGCCGGGCCGGGTTCTCGCAGACCTGCTTCGCCAGGGAGAGCAGCTCGTCGGTGGTGTCGCCCATGGCCGAGACCACGACCACCACCCGCTTCCCCGCCTCCCGGGTCCGCGCCACCCGGTCGGCGACCCGCCCGATCTTCTCGACGTCGGCGACGGAAGAGCCGCCGTACTTCTGCACCACGATGTTCATGGGCCCCTTGTCTACGAGGAGAGGTGCACGCCCCGCAAGCGGCGTCCGGGCAGCGGGGAAAATTCTCCCGTCGCCGGGGAAGCGAGCAGGCCGTTGACAGCCCACCTACGGGTGCTAGCCTCGGCGTCCGGCGGTAAACTGGCATTCCAACCGCTCGTCCTCCCTGCCGTTTTCGTTTTTCGACCGGACGCGGAAATGTTCGGGCCCCAGGGTTGTTTGGCCGCGCGCCGCAGCCCGTGCCTCGAAGCCCGAGACCCGAACCCCTGCCTGGATCGGCACGGAGCCGCGATTCCAAGACGGAGACCCAGATGATCGAAGTCTCGAACCTCACCAAGCGATACCGCGATCTGACCGCCATCGAGGACCTCTCCTTCCACGTCCCGAAGGGTGAGATCCTCGGCTTCCTCGGCCCCAACGGCGCCGGGAAGAGCACCACCATGCGGATCCTCACCGGCTTCCAGCCGGCGACCAGCGGCACCGCCAGGGTGGCGGGCTTCGACGTCTTCGAACAGCCCCTGGAGGTCAAGCGGCGGATCGGCTACCTGCCGGAGATCCCGCCGGTCTACCCCGACATGTCGATCAAGGCGTACCTGCGCTTCGTCGCCGAGCTCAAGGGCGTGCCGCGCAAGGTCCGCAAGGACGAGGTCGACCGGGTGGCGAACGCGGCGCGGGTGGCCCACGTGATGGACCGGCTCATCGCCAACGTCTCCAAGGGCTACCGCCAGCGCGTGGGGATCGCCCAGGCCCTCCTCGGATCGCCCGACGTCCTCATCCTCGACGAGCCGACGGTGGGCCTCGATCCCTCCCAGATCCTCGAGGTCCGCGACCTGGTGCGCAGCCTCGCGGGGCAGCACACGGTGATCCTCTCGACCCACATCCTGCAGGAGGTCACCGCCACCTGCGACACCGTGCTGATCATCGCCCGCGGCAAGCTGGTGGCCCATGAGAACCTCCGGGCGCTGCAGGAGAAGCACCCGGGCCGGAGCCTGGACGAGATCTTCCTCCAGCTCACCTCGGACACCCGCGGCGCCTCCCCGGAACCCCGGCAGCCCATGGAGCACGAGGCCGCCTGATCCCATCCTTCGCGCGGTCGGGACCGATCGCGGAACCCCTCGAACCGAGGAAGTCTCGATGCGAAACGCGATCGCCATCGCAAAGAAAGAGCTCTACCTCTACTTCACGACCCCCATCGCCTACGTGGCGTTCTTCGCCACCTCTTTCATCGGCGCGTGGTTCTTCCTCTCTCTGACCAGCGCGTTCCAGCGCCAGTCGATGCAGTTCATGCAGTTCCAGGCGCAGCAGATGCTGGAGCGGATGAACCTCACCGACATGGTGGCGGCCCCGCTGCTGGTGAACATGGGGCTGATCCTCACCTTCGTGATCCCCTTCCTCTCGATGCGCCTCTTCTCGGAGGAGCGTCGCCAGAAGACGATGGAGCTCTTGATGACCGCTCCCGTCCGCTCGGCGGAGATCGTCGGCGGCAAGTTCCTCGCATCGCTGGTCGTGCTCGCGGTCGTCATCGCGATCGTCGCCGCCTTCCCCGCCCTGCTCTCGGTCTTCGGCTCGTCGTCGAGCGGCAGCGCCGTCGAGTGGCAGACCATCGGGGCCGGCCTCACGGGCCTCTTCCTCTGCGGCGCCGCCTTCCTCGCCATCGGCCTCTTCGTCTCCTCCCTCACCGACTCCCAGGTGGTCGCCGCGCTGATCACCTTCTTCGTCCTGCTGCTCTCGTGGATGGTGAGCTGGAAGGCCTCCGAGGCCGAGGGCGCGTGGCGTGAGGTGATCCTCCACGCCTCGTCCGTAACCCACCTCGTCTCGTTCGCGAGAGGGATCGTCGACCTCAAGGACGTCGTCTACTTCCTCTCGGTGATCGTCCTCGGGCTCTTCCTCACCCACCGCGCCGTCGAGTCGCGGCGGTGGTCCTAGTCAGGGAGGATTGACCATGAACCTCAAGTCCCTCTCCCGCGTCGCTCTCGCCTTCGGCATCTCCCTCCTCGTCTCCTCGTTGGCGATCCTGCTACTGGTCCCCGGGAGCGAGCGGGTCGCGGTCGTCCAGGTCGTCGCCGGCGTCGTGCTCACCGCGATCTACTTCGCCGCCAACAAGGGCGCCCTCGGGCGCACCTTCGGCGGCCGCGCCACCTGGTTCTACGGCCTCTCCGCGCTGACCGCGCTCCTGCTCGTGGGCGGCCTCGCCGCGGGCAACTACATCGCCGCCCGCAAGCAGGTGAGCTGGGATCTCACCAAGGGTGGGATCTACACGCTGGCCGACGACACCGTGAAGACCCTCCGCGACCTGAAGGAGGAGGTGAAGGTCACCGCCTTCTACGGCTCCGCGGATCCGGCCCTTCCCCCGGTGAAGGAGATCCTCGAGCGCTACCAGAAGCAGAGCGAGAAGCTGGTGGTGGAATACGTCGATCCGGAGAAGAACCCCCAGATCGCCGCCGCGAAGTCGATCACCGCCGAGGGTCCCCGGATCCTCTTCGCCCACGGCGCCACCGAGGCGCGGGCGGCGGAGCCCTCCGAGGAGGCGCTCACCAACGCCCTCCTCAAGGTGCTGCGCACCTCCGAGCAGCGGCTCTACTTCACGACCGGCCACGGCGAAGGCGACATCAAGCTCGACACCGAGCGCGGCTTCTCGCGGATCGCCGGCAAGCTCGAGAACGAAGGCCTCAAGACCGCCACCGTGAACCTCCTCAGCGGCGCGATCCCCGAAGATGCCGCTGGCCTCGCGATCCTCTCGCCGAAGCGGCCCTTCCTCGAGCCCGAGGTGAAGGCGGTGCGCAGGTGGCTGAAGGACGGCGGCCGCCTCTTCGTGGCCCTCGAGCCGGGCGCCGACGATCCCGCCCTCCAGCAGCTCCTCGACGAGTGGGGTTTCCTCTTCGAGGACTCGATGATCGTCGATCCGCTCTCCAAGATGATGGGCGGCGGGGACGCCATCCCCGTGGTGCAGGTCTACGCCGAGCACGAGATCACCAAGGGCTTCGGCCTCATGTCGGTCTTCCCCTCGGTGCGACCGGTGATCGCCCGGGGCGACGCCGACCCCAGGCCCACCATCCTCGCCCTCACCAACCCCACCGCGTGGGGCGAGACCGAGTGGCGAAGCGGCGCGGCCCGCTTCGACGAGAGCAAGCGCAAGGGCGCCCTTGGCCTCATGGCCGTGCTCGCCAAGAAGGACGGCGACAACGAGACCCGCATCGTGGCGGCCGGCGACTCCGACTTCGCCAGCAACCAGTACGAGGCGGTCGCCGGCAACGCCGACCTCTTCCTCAACTCGATGAACTGGCTGGCCTCCCAGGAGGCGCGGATCACCATCCGGCCCAAGCAGCGAGACGCCTCGCGGCTCTTCCTCACCGACGGCGACGCGCGCTTCCTCAACTTCTTCTCGATCAGCGCGATGCCGATGCTCATCCTCGCCGCCGGTCTGTCGGTCTGGCTGGTCCGCCGGTCGAAGTAGGAGCCTCCCCATGGCGATGTCGCAGAACCGCAAGCAGCTCGCCACCCTGGGCGGCGCCCTCGTGATCGCCGCCGGCCTCGGCGCCTGGGCCTGGCTCGGCGTCTTCGAAAAGGAGAAGGCCGACGACGCCCGCAAGGAAGAGGAGGCACGGCTCTTCACGCTCGACGTCAACTCCGTGACCTCGCTCACCGTGGCCGCCAAGGGCGAGGTCACCGAGCTCGCCCGCACCGGCGACGATTGGCGGATCGTGAAGCCCCTCGAGGCTCCTGCCGATCACGCTGCGATCGAGTCCCTCCTCGATCGGCTCTCGACCGCCAAGCGCAAGAAGCTGCTCGTCGAGAGCGACGGCAAGCCGGAGATGTTCGGCCTCGACGCACCCGGCGTCCGGGTGTCGGCGACCACCACCGCGGGTGAGAAGGCCGAGCTCGCCTTCGGCACCCAGAACACCTTCGATCGCACGTGGTTCGTGAGCGCCCGTCCCGGCGAGATCGCGTCCGCCGACGCGGGTCTCAAGTCCGCCTTCGAGAAGGGTACCTTCGAGCTGCGCGACAAGCGGGTGGTGGTCTTCGGCGACGACGGTCTCGAGGGCCTCACGTCCTCGGGAGCGACGAGCTGGAGCCTCGTCCGCTCGGGCGAGGGATGGCAGATCGCCGGCCCTGCCCCCGAGGCGGCCGGAGAGGAGATGGTGGGAAAGATCCTCCGCACCCTCCACGACCTGCGCGCCATGGCCTTCCCCACCGGCGACGCCGAGGCCTATGGCCTGGCGAGCCCCGGGCTCACCCTCGAGCTGCGGCGGAAGGATCAGCCGCCCCTGACCCTCCGCTTCGGCACTGTCGGCGACAAGCGCTACGTGCGCCAGGGAGACGGCCCGGTGGCCGAGATCACCGCCGCCGCCGTGGAGTCCCTCACCCGGAGGTCCGAAGAGCTCCGCGCGCCGCCGCCCCCGGCGGAGTCCGCCGCCGCCGAAGCGGCAGGCGCCGCGCCCGCGGAACCTGCGGATTAGCGATCGACCCGGGAGCATCTCCCGGGTCGAACCTTCTCATTCGCTTCTGTAGGCCTCGATCGAATAAGTCCCGTCGCTGCGATAGACGCGCCGGACGATCCACGGATCCAGGTCATCCACCATGCCGCCGTTGGACCGAGCCTCCAGCCCACGCAGGCGTCGCTGCCATAGGAGGACGCCGTCTCCGCCGACCGCGCAGACCGCCTCTTCCTCGCCGCCGTCCACTCGGCGGGCGTGGACGATCACACGGGCCGCGTCGAGGCCGTCGACGGGTACGGCGCGGTTGAAACGGGAACCGCCTCCCTTAATCTGCCAGATCCATCGGACCGCTCCCGTATCCGGGTCGAAGGCCGTAAGGTCGGTGCGCTCGGCGCAACCTCCGCCGAATGGGCACATGTGGTGGGCGACGAACCCCGTGACGCTCGAAAGCTCGAGGTCGTCATTGCCCTGGAATGGCGCAGAGTAGCGGCGGGCGCCCGTTCGCCAGTCGCGCGCGGTGCCGTCGAGCGCGATCACGACGTCGCCTCCCAACCCGACCGGGCCCGCGGCAAGATCGGTATAGTACGAGAATACGAGTACCGGGACGCTCTCGCCCCACCTCGTCGTCCCTTCTGGATCGATCGCGCGCAGATTGCCGCCCGCGGCTCGGTCTTGCGCTTCATGCATCGCGCCGACGAAGGTCCATCCAGAGGCATCGACCAGGAGCTGTGACACGACGCCTTCTCCGGACGACACCCAGCGCTCCGCGCCGTCGGCCAGACCGAGCGCGAACACCGCGTGGACCGGAGTCCACGGTCGGCCGAGCGTGCCGTACCGCAGGCTGACGGTCACGGCCGTGCGGAGATCCTTCCCGGCTCTCCCCACCAGGACCCGGGTCGAGACAAACCCGCTGCCCAGGACCTCCTGGACGCGATCCTCCAGCTCCTTCTCCCAAAGGATCCGGCCGCTGGCGGTTTCCACGGCCCGGATGGCCAACGACGGTTTCCTCAAGAGAATGACCAGGCTGGTCGGCGTCGGAATGGAGCAAGTCCGAATCCGGCCACTCATGCTTCCAGAGGTCGGCCCCGCTCCCGGCGTCCAACGCCCGCCACGCTCCGGCCAGCGACTTCGAGACGAGCGTCCGTCCGACACTCGCATACCGGAACTCGTCCGCCGAACGCCGCCACCGCTCCCGGCCAGCCGCGTCGAGTCGGATGAGCTCACTGGCCGGGGTGGCATCCTTCAAGTCCTGGACCACCACGCCGCCGTCGTCTGCCTCCACTACGAAGCCGATGCCTTGTCCCGTGTGAGTCCAGGCGGGCTGGAGTATCCCCTCGGGCGGGATGCACGCTCCAGCCAAGCAAGCCCCCTGCCCGCCGCAGGGGGTGTCGCAGATGCTGCCTTCGGGAAGGAGGCAGCCGCGACCCTCCGGGCAAGAGCAGGAATCGGGGCCGCCCCGATTCAGGGACTCCTTTCCGGACTGCAGGCCGATCAGCGCGATCCGCCGCTCGGTTTCGCCGGTGATCACCCGGGCAACGGCCGCCACGGTGCCCGGCTCCATCGTCTGGCCCAAGCCCGGCTCGAAAAAGAACCGCAGCGGGCGTGTCTCTCCTGGCTTCAGCTCGAAGCTGCGGAGCGTCGGCCGAAAGGGATGCTTTGTCTCTACTCGGACCCGAACCGGGCTCCCGCCCTCGTTGCCGATCGCGCCGTCGACCGCCGACCATTCCCCGAACTCGGTGGACGGGAACTCGATCCGCTTGTCGACTCGCACCCTGGGCTCGTCGACTCGCTCCCAGGGCACGTCGCCCCCCTGCGAACAGCCGAAGAGCAGCGCGGTGATACCGAGGAGGGTCGTACGACGCATGGCCTGCTCCTTCCTCCGGCAAGTGTGGCGACACCGGTCCGAGCCGCCATCACCCCGGAACGGCTCGAAGAGGTTGACCTGGGCAGTTCGCGTCGGTAGATCGACTCCTTCGGAGGAAGAATGGCCCGCGTAACCATCGAAGATTGCCTGCCCCTCGTCGAGAACCGTTTCGCGCTGGTGATCCTCGCGACGAAGCGCACCCGCCAGCTCATGGCCGGCGCCCGTC
The Vulgatibacter incomptus DNA segment above includes these coding regions:
- a CDS encoding GldG family protein; this translates as MNLKSLSRVALAFGISLLVSSLAILLLVPGSERVAVVQVVAGVVLTAIYFAANKGALGRTFGGRATWFYGLSALTALLLVGGLAAGNYIAARKQVSWDLTKGGIYTLADDTVKTLRDLKEEVKVTAFYGSADPALPPVKEILERYQKQSEKLVVEYVDPEKNPQIAAAKSITAEGPRILFAHGATEARAAEPSEEALTNALLKVLRTSEQRLYFTTGHGEGDIKLDTERGFSRIAGKLENEGLKTATVNLLSGAIPEDAAGLAILSPKRPFLEPEVKAVRRWLKDGGRLFVALEPGADDPALQQLLDEWGFLFEDSMIVDPLSKMMGGGDAIPVVQVYAEHEITKGFGLMSVFPSVRPVIARGDADPRPTILALTNPTAWGETEWRSGAARFDESKRKGALGLMAVLAKKDGDNETRIVAAGDSDFASNQYEAVAGNADLFLNSMNWLASQEARITIRPKQRDASRLFLTDGDARFLNFFSISAMPMLILAAGLSVWLVRRSK
- a CDS encoding aspartate kinase, which produces MNIVVQKYGGSSVADVEKIGRVADRVARTREAGKRVVVVVSAMGDTTDELLSLAKQVCENPARRELDMLLTAGERISMALLSMALNARGVPAVSFTGSQSGIITTDTHSNARIVEVRPFRVQEELDRGKVVIVAGYQGVSLSKEVTTLGRGGSDTTAVALAAALGAEACEIYSDVEGVYTADPRLVRDARRLAELSYEEMQELAEAGAKVLHAQAVEFAKEKGIAIHARSTFGGSGETKVQPLKGNEGLRIAGVTSEKGLALLCASPGSGAALAELLEHLDGRSSFGKQLLFDREPAGSASLVLSRENLHDFDAVVAELSARFGGGVRIRPGLGAVSAIGAGINASFANVRKVQAVLASMEAEPLQLSTSSFRISVLLEEHHVDEAVRRLHAELVP
- a CDS encoding ABC transporter ATP-binding protein; protein product: MIEVSNLTKRYRDLTAIEDLSFHVPKGEILGFLGPNGAGKSTTMRILTGFQPATSGTARVAGFDVFEQPLEVKRRIGYLPEIPPVYPDMSIKAYLRFVAELKGVPRKVRKDEVDRVANAARVAHVMDRLIANVSKGYRQRVGIAQALLGSPDVLILDEPTVGLDPSQILEVRDLVRSLAGQHTVILSTHILQEVTATCDTVLIIARGKLVAHENLRALQEKHPGRSLDEIFLQLTSDTRGASPEPRQPMEHEAA
- a CDS encoding DUF4340 domain-containing protein, yielding MAMSQNRKQLATLGGALVIAAGLGAWAWLGVFEKEKADDARKEEEARLFTLDVNSVTSLTVAAKGEVTELARTGDDWRIVKPLEAPADHAAIESLLDRLSTAKRKKLLVESDGKPEMFGLDAPGVRVSATTTAGEKAELAFGTQNTFDRTWFVSARPGEIASADAGLKSAFEKGTFELRDKRVVVFGDDGLEGLTSSGATSWSLVRSGEGWQIAGPAPEAAGEEMVGKILRTLHDLRAMAFPTGDAEAYGLASPGLTLELRRKDQPPLTLRFGTVGDKRYVRQGDGPVAEITAAAVESLTRRSEELRAPPPPAESAAAEAAGAAPAEPAD
- a CDS encoding ABC transporter permease, which codes for MRNAIAIAKKELYLYFTTPIAYVAFFATSFIGAWFFLSLTSAFQRQSMQFMQFQAQQMLERMNLTDMVAAPLLVNMGLILTFVIPFLSMRLFSEERRQKTMELLMTAPVRSAEIVGGKFLASLVVLAVVIAIVAAFPALLSVFGSSSSGSAVEWQTIGAGLTGLFLCGAAFLAIGLFVSSLTDSQVVAALITFFVLLLSWMVSWKASEAEGAWREVILHASSVTHLVSFARGIVDLKDVVYFLSVIVLGLFLTHRAVESRRWS
- a CDS encoding PQQ-binding-like beta-propeller repeat protein, encoding MAIRAVETASGRILWEKELEDRVQEVLGSGFVSTRVLVGRAGKDLRTAVTVSLRYGTLGRPWTPVHAVFALGLADGAERWVSSGEGVVSQLLVDASGWTFVGAMHEAQDRAAGGNLRAIDPEGTTRWGESVPVLVFSYYTDLAAGPVGLGGDVVIALDGTARDWRTGARRYSAPFQGNDDLELSSVTGFVAHHMCPFGGGCAERTDLTAFDPDTGAVRWIWQIKGGGSRFNRAVPVDGLDAARVIVHARRVDGGEEEAVCAVGGDGVLLWQRRLRGLEARSNGGMVDDLDPWIVRRVYRSDGTYSIEAYRSE
- a CDS encoding ATP-binding protein encodes the protein MSEHDDFQKMSGPLRMLMEEIHGKLERQGLEAPPSERQGACGRCGGRGYVVAREGAVAVASLCGCDRRCRLCNGKGLTLQTVDGYQFARACECQTLPQRVAAFNAAQLPSRFAEKTFDDFYVHGDDPRELVTAKREMMHFADTARPGHSRLGKGLLGKPGTGKTHLLSAALARMTLGRGISCRYIEISFLFADLKAAISDPRARATVDKIDALAEVDVLAIDELGKGRGSVFEEEVLDELIGRRYNSGKLTLFATNYAREAPDRPVSRDAKPELSSLSLRGRVGERVFSRLHEMVEFLDLPVATRDRRLPPTFG